The Polaribacter tangerinus genome has a segment encoding these proteins:
- the ftsZ gene encoding cell division protein FtsZ, whose translation MSAEFDNISFDMPKSQSNTIKVIGVGGGGSNAVNHMYSQQIKGVDFVICNTDAQALENSAVPNKIQLGADLTSGLGAGANPEIGSKAAKESIQEIQQMLNSQTKMVFITAGMGGGTGTGAAPIIAKIAKDMDILTVGIVTMPFAFEGKRRSKQAQLGIDQLRQNVDSLIVINNNKLREVYGNLGFKAGFSKADEVLSTASRGIAEVITHHYKQNIDLHDAKTVLSNSGTAIMGSAKEEGKDRARTAIVKALDSPLLNDNKITGAKNVLLLIVSGTNEVTLDEIGEINDFIQDEAGYDANIIMGIGEDEKIGDAISVTIVATGFAADQQGEITNTEVKKIVHTLEGEQKATYNFDEESMPKSVPFEHPYEQKKTEKIVHTLVDEDLDIVPTRELTPTTREIEDIPVTYEEVIAGTDLKEEEFIITDITPSAKEEVTEETSLGTQTDLLFDLPIQQKKQVTESSLNNDAENNNNEDELVNNIQVVAAEEVVLNEKKETPKRYVIEDFNAQPTIGKSSHFNEKKASIEDDDIQFELKTVQPVKKESKSVSSEEVSPMDLTISELQERAAERRRKMKGFNYKFNDQLNKNIDEISRQPAYKRQGLDLNIDAPLSSSKTAINKEENELDFKSNNSFLHDNVD comes from the coding sequence ATGAGCGCAGAATTTGATAACATTTCATTTGATATGCCAAAATCACAATCAAATACTATTAAAGTAATTGGAGTTGGTGGTGGAGGAAGCAATGCGGTAAACCACATGTATAGTCAGCAAATAAAAGGAGTAGACTTTGTAATTTGCAACACAGATGCGCAAGCATTGGAAAACAGTGCAGTACCAAATAAAATTCAGCTTGGTGCAGATTTAACATCAGGTTTAGGGGCAGGTGCAAATCCAGAGATTGGCTCTAAGGCAGCTAAAGAAAGTATTCAAGAAATTCAGCAGATGTTAAATAGCCAAACTAAAATGGTATTTATTACTGCAGGTATGGGTGGAGGAACTGGTACAGGTGCCGCTCCTATTATTGCTAAGATTGCAAAAGATATGGATATTCTTACCGTTGGTATTGTAACAATGCCTTTTGCATTTGAAGGAAAAAGACGCTCTAAGCAAGCACAATTAGGTATCGATCAACTGCGCCAAAATGTCGACTCATTAATTGTAATTAACAATAATAAGTTAAGAGAAGTCTATGGAAACCTTGGTTTTAAAGCAGGTTTTTCAAAAGCGGATGAAGTTTTATCTACGGCATCTAGAGGAATTGCAGAAGTTATTACACATCATTACAAGCAAAATATCGATTTACACGATGCTAAAACAGTGCTCTCAAATAGTGGAACTGCTATTATGGGATCTGCAAAAGAAGAGGGTAAAGATAGAGCTAGAACTGCTATTGTTAAAGCTTTAGATTCTCCTTTATTAAATGATAATAAAATTACAGGAGCCAAAAACGTACTTTTATTAATTGTGTCGGGGACTAATGAAGTAACGCTAGATGAAATAGGAGAAATTAATGATTTTATTCAAGATGAAGCTGGTTACGATGCCAATATTATTATGGGAATTGGTGAGGACGAGAAGATTGGAGACGCAATTTCCGTAACAATTGTTGCTACTGGTTTTGCCGCAGATCAGCAGGGAGAAATTACCAATACAGAAGTTAAAAAAATAGTACATACATTAGAAGGAGAGCAAAAAGCTACTTATAATTTCGACGAAGAAAGCATGCCTAAATCGGTGCCTTTTGAGCATCCTTATGAGCAGAAAAAAACGGAAAAAATTGTACACACTTTGGTAGATGAAGATTTAGATATTGTTCCTACTAGAGAATTGACACCAACAACCAGAGAAATTGAAGATATTCCGGTTACTTACGAAGAAGTTATTGCTGGGACAGATTTAAAAGAAGAAGAATTTATTATTACAGATATTACGCCATCTGCTAAAGAAGAAGTAACTGAAGAAACTTCTCTTGGAACTCAAACAGATTTATTATTTGATTTACCAATACAGCAAAAAAAACAGGTAACTGAATCTTCATTAAATAATGATGCAGAAAATAACAATAATGAAGATGAATTGGTAAACAATATCCAAGTAGTTGCAGCAGAGGAGGTTGTTTTAAATGAAAAGAAAGAAACTCCAAAAAGATATGTTATAGAAGACTTTAATGCACAGCCTACTATTGGAAAAAGTTCTCATTTTAACGAGAAGAAGGCAAGTATTGAAGATGATGATATTCAGTTTGAACTAAAAACAGTACAGCCTGTAAAAAAGGAATCGAAAAGCGTATCGAGTGAAGAGGTGTCGCCAATGGATTTAACAATTTCTGAATTACAAGAAAGAGCTGCAGAGAGAAGGCGAAAAATGAAAGGGTTTAATTATAAGTTTAACGATCAATTGAACAAGAATATAGATGAAATTTCTCGTCAGCCTGCTTACAAAAGGCAAGGTTTAGATTTGAATATAGACGCTCCTTTAAGTAGTTCTAAAACAGCAATTAATAAAGAGGAAAACGAATTAGATTTTAAGTCTAATAATTCTTTTTTACATGATAATGTAGATTAA
- the ftsA gene encoding cell division protein FtsA: protein MENNKIAVGLDIGTTKIVAMIGRKNEYGKIEVVGIGKAKSLGVNRGVVSNITQTIQSIQQAVEEAEGVSSIKIEEVVVGIAGQHIRSLHHSDYITRNDAEEVINDVDIENLVNQVHKLVMLPGEEIIHVLPQEYKVDSQADIKEPIGMYGGRLEANFHVVVGQVSSIRNIGRCVKSAGLDLSDITLEPLASAAAVLSQEEKEAGVALIDIGGGTTDLAIFKDGIIRHTAVIPFGGNVITDDIKEGCSIIEKQAELLKVKFGSAWPGENRETEIVSIPGLRGREPKEITLKNLSKIIHARVQEIIEHVYLEIKNYGHETAKGKLIAGIVLTGGGAQLKHLRQLVEYITGMDARIGFPNEHLAGDSDDVLSSPAYATAVGLLMEGLKRQKNDEKVHEAEEEIITEIPDQETNVEAKEVPVEEEKPKSKKRKSFFEKFTEGLKDFLDNAE, encoded by the coding sequence ATGGAAAATAATAAAATAGCTGTTGGTTTAGATATTGGTACTACCAAAATTGTTGCAATGATTGGTCGTAAAAACGAGTATGGCAAAATAGAGGTTGTAGGTATCGGTAAAGCGAAAAGTTTAGGAGTAAACAGAGGAGTTGTAAGTAATATTACACAAACAATTCAATCTATACAACAAGCCGTAGAGGAAGCAGAAGGAGTTTCTAGCATAAAAATAGAAGAAGTTGTAGTAGGTATTGCTGGTCAGCATATTCGAAGTTTACACCACTCAGATTATATTACAAGGAATGATGCAGAAGAAGTTATAAATGATGTTGATATTGAAAATTTAGTAAACCAGGTTCATAAGTTGGTAATGTTGCCAGGTGAAGAGATTATTCACGTACTTCCTCAAGAGTATAAAGTTGATTCTCAGGCAGATATTAAGGAGCCAATTGGTATGTATGGAGGAAGATTAGAGGCTAATTTTCATGTAGTTGTAGGGCAAGTTTCTTCTATCAGAAATATCGGTAGATGTGTTAAAAGTGCTGGATTAGATTTAAGTGATATTACCCTAGAACCATTAGCGTCTGCAGCAGCAGTATTAAGTCAGGAAGAAAAAGAAGCAGGTGTTGCCTTGATAGATATTGGAGGAGGAACTACAGATTTAGCCATTTTTAAAGACGGAATTATTAGGCATACCGCTGTTATTCCTTTTGGAGGTAACGTAATTACAGACGATATTAAAGAAGGTTGTTCTATTATAGAAAAGCAGGCAGAATTGTTAAAAGTAAAGTTTGGTTCTGCATGGCCAGGAGAAAACAGAGAAACAGAAATTGTATCTATACCAGGCTTAAGAGGTAGAGAACCTAAGGAAATTACCCTAAAAAACTTATCTAAAATTATACATGCTAGAGTTCAAGAAATTATAGAGCATGTGTATTTAGAAATTAAGAATTACGGACATGAAACAGCCAAAGGAAAATTAATTGCCGGAATTGTTTTAACTGGTGGTGGTGCTCAATTAAAGCATTTACGTCAGTTAGTTGAGTATATTACAGGTATGGATGCAAGAATTGGTTTCCCGAACGAGCATTTAGCAGGAGATTCCGATGATGTGCTTTCTAGTCCTGCATACGCTACAGCTGTAGGTTTATTAATGGAGGGATTAAAGCGTCAGAAAAATGATGAAAAAGTTCATGAAGCTGAAGAGGAGATAATTACAGAAATACCAGACCAAGAGACTAATGTTGAGGCTAAAGAAGTTCCGGTTGAAGAAGAAAAGCCGAAATCCAAAAAACGGAAGTCTTTCTTTGAAAAATTTACAGAGGGATTAAAAGATTTTTTAGACAATGCAGAGTAA
- a CDS encoding cell division protein FtsQ/DivIB codes for MKLKSFLKYLFFLMLIVSLAFLYGFSKKRNSVKKVAQISVEFEDGTNHFLTHAMVDKLLIQNNETIRNKAKSLIDLYKLEEYVISNPYIEKARVFLTIDGIVKAIVKQRTPVARLLTDNGSYYIDKQGVKVPLAESYSARVMLISGVQTDKEIAVTLPLINSILEDSFLKNEVVGIKKYADDEYEFSVRSGDYKIDFGKLEDSAIKFKKIKAFYNTTFKDKTIQNYKTINVKYHNQVVCSK; via the coding sequence ATGAAGTTAAAGAGTTTTTTAAAATATTTATTTTTTTTGATGTTGATAGTTAGTTTAGCTTTTTTGTATGGTTTTTCTAAGAAGCGAAATTCTGTTAAAAAAGTGGCTCAAATATCGGTTGAATTTGAAGACGGAACCAATCATTTTTTAACTCATGCAATGGTTGATAAATTGTTAATACAAAATAATGAAACTATTAGAAATAAAGCAAAATCCTTAATAGATTTATACAAATTAGAGGAGTATGTAATTAGCAATCCATATATAGAAAAAGCACGAGTTTTTTTAACGATAGATGGAATTGTAAAAGCGATTGTAAAACAACGAACACCAGTGGCAAGATTGTTAACAGATAATGGATCTTATTATATTGATAAACAAGGTGTAAAGGTGCCTTTGGCAGAGAGTTATTCTGCAAGAGTAATGCTTATTTCTGGGGTGCAAACCGACAAAGAAATAGCCGTTACACTACCTTTAATTAACAGTATTTTAGAAGATTCTTTTTTAAAAAATGAAGTTGTAGGTATAAAGAAATATGCCGATGATGAGTATGAATTTTCCGTAAGAAGTGGCGATTATAAAATTGATTTTGGAAAATTAGAGGATTCGGCCATAAAATTTAAAAAGATAAAAGCGTTTTATAACACAACTTTTAAAGACAAAACAATACAAAATTATAAAACGATAAACGTTAAATATCACAACCAAGTTGTGTGCTCAAAGTAA
- the murC gene encoding UDP-N-acetylmuramate--L-alanine ligase yields the protein MSISNLENNNTKETQNLGQFLLYNSIFFIGIGGIGMSAIARFFKSQGKNVAGYDKTATLVTSQLENLGIVVGYEDEISSIPASFLDSQKTLVVYTPAVPSNHKQLNYFKAQRFTVEKRAEVLGKITKNTFSLAVAGTHGKTTTSAILGHIMATEKATAFLGGIAENYDANLILGDSKVTVMEADEFDRSFLHLSPNIACITSMDADHLDIYGDSASLTTSFKDFSNKVSDTLIVAKGLPLKGLTYAIEEPADYKAHNIRIVNGVYIFDIKTPNNQLIDVVFKLPGTHNVMNALAAVAMADIYGVSLAVIKQQLMSFKGVKRRFSYKIKHENLVLIDDYAHHPTEINAVYNSVREMYPNQRVLVVFQPHLFSRTKDFVEDFAQSLSSFDEVLLLDIYPARELPIPGITSNWLLEKVTVNNKNKTNKDSLVSDIKKSKAKIVVMLGAGDIGVLVDEVTNELLKEIK from the coding sequence ATGAGTATATCAAATCTAGAAAATAACAATACAAAAGAAACCCAAAACTTAGGGCAGTTTTTGTTATACAATTCAATATTTTTTATTGGTATTGGAGGTATTGGTATGAGTGCGATAGCTCGTTTTTTTAAGTCGCAAGGAAAAAATGTTGCAGGGTACGATAAAACGGCTACTTTAGTAACAAGTCAGTTAGAGAATTTGGGAATTGTTGTTGGTTATGAAGATGAAATTAGTAGTATTCCGGCTTCATTTTTAGATAGTCAGAAAACTTTAGTTGTATACACGCCAGCGGTTCCTTCCAATCATAAACAGTTAAATTATTTTAAAGCACAACGTTTTACCGTTGAAAAAAGAGCCGAAGTTTTAGGGAAAATCACCAAAAATACTTTTTCACTTGCGGTTGCAGGAACCCATGGTAAAACTACTACATCGGCAATTTTAGGACACATTATGGCTACTGAAAAGGCGACAGCTTTTCTTGGAGGTATAGCAGAAAATTATGATGCTAACTTAATTTTAGGAGACTCGAAAGTTACAGTAATGGAGGCAGATGAATTTGATCGTTCTTTTTTACACTTATCTCCCAATATTGCTTGTATCACTTCTATGGATGCCGATCATTTAGATATTTATGGCGATTCGGCGTCGTTAACAACATCCTTTAAAGATTTTTCTAATAAAGTTTCCGACACGTTAATTGTTGCTAAAGGGCTGCCTTTAAAAGGGTTAACTTATGCTATTGAAGAGCCTGCAGATTATAAAGCACATAATATACGAATAGTTAATGGTGTTTATATTTTTGATATAAAAACACCCAATAATCAATTAATTGATGTTGTTTTTAAGTTGCCAGGTACCCATAATGTTATGAATGCTTTAGCTGCTGTAGCAATGGCAGATATTTATGGTGTTTCTCTAGCGGTTATAAAACAACAATTAATGTCTTTTAAAGGAGTAAAAAGGAGATTTTCATATAAAATTAAGCATGAAAATCTTGTATTAATTGATGATTATGCACATCATCCTACCGAGATAAATGCTGTTTATAATTCTGTAAGAGAAATGTATCCAAATCAAAGGGTGTTGGTTGTTTTTCAACCTCATTTATTCTCTCGAACAAAAGATTTTGTAGAAGATTTTGCACAAAGTTTATCGAGTTTTGATGAAGTGTTGCTTTTAGATATTTATCCAGCTAGAGAATTACCAATACCAGGAATAACATCTAACTGGTTGTTAGAAAAAGTAACCGTAAATAATAAAAATAAGACTAATAAAGATTCTTTAGTATCGGATATAAAAAAATCAAAAGCAAAAATTGTGGTAATGCTCGGTGCGGGAGATATTGGTGTTCTTGTCGATGAAGTTACGAATGAATTGTTAAAAGAAATAAAATGA
- the murG gene encoding undecaprenyldiphospho-muramoylpentapeptide beta-N-acetylglucosaminyltransferase yields the protein MKKKLNILISGGGTGGHIYPAIAIANEIKSRHPNANFLFVGAKDKMEMEKVPLAGYQIKGLWISGFQRKITFKNLFFPFKLISSLWTASRIIRKFKPDVAIGTGGFASGPTLFIAAIKGIPTLLQEQNSYPGITNKLLANKAHKICVAYDYLERFFPEDKIVKTGNPVRQDLLSIHTKRDEATNFYKLHSAKKTILVLGGSLGAKKINELVEANLEFFNKEEIQLIWQCGSYYYENYKKYHNSEFVQVYDFLNNMDLAYAAADFIISRAGASSVSELCIVGKPVIFIPSPNVAEDHQTKNAKAVVDKHAAIMLKEEELDTFSVVIETLLKDEGKQQSLAENIHELALPSATKDIVDVVERML from the coding sequence ATGAAAAAAAAGTTGAACATATTAATTTCTGGAGGTGGAACAGGAGGGCATATTTATCCTGCTATTGCTATTGCAAATGAAATAAAATCTAGGCATCCGAATGCAAACTTTTTATTTGTTGGTGCTAAAGATAAAATGGAAATGGAAAAAGTACCTTTAGCGGGTTATCAAATTAAAGGATTATGGATTTCTGGTTTTCAAAGAAAAATAACTTTTAAAAATTTATTTTTTCCGTTCAAGTTAATCAGCAGTTTATGGACAGCTAGTAGAATCATCAGAAAATTTAAGCCAGATGTTGCCATTGGAACGGGAGGTTTTGCAAGTGGTCCAACATTATTTATTGCAGCAATTAAAGGAATTCCAACTTTATTACAAGAACAGAATTCATACCCAGGAATTACAAATAAATTATTAGCAAATAAAGCACATAAAATATGTGTTGCCTACGACTATTTAGAGCGTTTTTTTCCGGAAGATAAAATTGTAAAAACAGGTAATCCTGTTCGTCAAGATTTACTTAGTATTCATACTAAAAGAGATGAAGCAACAAATTTTTATAAATTACATTCTGCTAAAAAAACAATACTAGTTCTTGGAGGGAGTTTGGGAGCTAAAAAAATAAATGAATTAGTGGAAGCTAATCTAGAATTTTTTAATAAAGAGGAAATACAACTTATTTGGCAATGTGGATCTTATTATTACGAGAACTATAAAAAGTATCATAATTCAGAATTTGTACAAGTTTATGATTTTTTAAATAATATGGATTTAGCCTATGCGGCTGCAGATTTTATAATATCAAGAGCAGGTGCTAGTTCTGTTTCTGAACTGTGTATTGTTGGTAAACCGGTAATTTTTATTCCATCTCCTAATGTTGCGGAAGATCATCAAACAAAAAATGCGAAAGCAGTGGTAGATAAACATGCAGCAATAATGCTAAAGGAAGAAGAGTTAGATACCTTTTCTGTGGTTATTGAAACGCTTTTAAAAGATGAAGGAAAGCAACAGAGTTTGGCAGAAAATATACATGAGTTAGCTTTACCAAGTGCAACAAAAGATATTGTAGATGTAGTTGAACGAATGTTGTAA
- a CDS encoding FtsW/RodA/SpoVE family cell cycle protein has protein sequence MKTIFKHIKGDKAIWAIVAVLAIFSFMPVYSASTNLVYVVGAGSSAGYLLKHLVLLIMGFGIIYGVHKVPYRYFSGGSVLLLPVVIVLLIFTLAQGTTIGGANASRWIRIPFVGVGFQTSTLAGLVLMVYVARYLARNKETQIIFKESLLQLWLPVALVLVLILPANFSTTAIIFTMILVLCFIGGYPLKYTGFILGVGIVMLSIFVLIAKVFPDAMPNRVQTWQSRIENFSSKDGKEAYQVEKAKIAIATGGVGGVGPGKSVQKNFLPQSSSDFIYAIIVEEYGLIGAIALVLVYFLLLFRIFIVLKTTTTVFGTLLVIGVGLPIIFQAIINMAVATNLFPVTGQTLPLISSGGTSIWMTCFALGMVLSVSASKKDTEEDILDDNPLDILHETI, from the coding sequence TTGAAAACCATTTTTAAACATATTAAAGGAGATAAAGCCATTTGGGCCATTGTTGCTGTATTGGCAATATTTTCATTTATGCCTGTGTATAGTGCAAGTACAAATTTAGTGTATGTTGTAGGTGCTGGTTCTTCAGCCGGGTATTTGTTAAAACATTTGGTATTGTTAATAATGGGATTCGGTATTATTTATGGTGTTCATAAAGTTCCGTATCGATATTTTTCTGGAGGATCTGTTTTATTGCTTCCAGTTGTAATTGTTCTTTTAATTTTTACACTAGCACAAGGAACAACTATTGGTGGAGCAAATGCAAGTCGTTGGATTAGAATTCCTTTTGTTGGTGTTGGTTTTCAAACATCTACACTAGCAGGATTAGTGCTAATGGTTTATGTTGCCAGATATTTGGCTAGAAATAAAGAAACTCAAATTATTTTTAAAGAAAGTTTGTTACAATTATGGTTGCCAGTTGCGCTAGTATTGGTACTAATTTTACCGGCTAATTTCTCTACAACAGCTATTATTTTTACAATGATTTTAGTATTGTGTTTTATTGGAGGGTATCCTTTAAAATACACTGGTTTTATATTGGGAGTTGGTATTGTTATGCTGTCGATATTTGTATTGATTGCTAAGGTTTTTCCTGATGCGATGCCAAATAGAGTTCAGACATGGCAGAGCAGAATTGAAAACTTTTCTAGTAAAGATGGTAAGGAAGCTTATCAGGTTGAAAAAGCAAAAATTGCCATAGCTACAGGTGGTGTTGGTGGTGTTGGACCTGGTAAAAGTGTTCAGAAAAACTTTTTACCACAGTCCTCATCAGATTTTATTTACGCTATTATTGTTGAGGAATACGGCTTAATAGGAGCAATTGCATTGGTGTTAGTTTACTTTTTGTTGCTTTTTAGAATATTTATTGTTTTAAAAACAACAACCACAGTTTTTGGAACTTTATTGGTTATTGGTGTGGGGTTACCAATTATTTTTCAGGCCATAATTAATATGGCTGTAGCTACAAATTTATTTCCTGTAACAGGGCAAACCTTACCGTTAATAAGCAGTGGTGGAACTTCTATTTGGATGACTTGTTTTGCACTCGGTATGGTGTTAAGTGTTAGTGCATCAAAAAAAGATACTGAAGAAGATATTTTAGACGATAATCCTCTAGATATTTTACATGAAACCATATAG
- the murD gene encoding UDP-N-acetylmuramoyl-L-alanine--D-glutamate ligase, with the protein MKKLVVLGGGESGVGAALLGVQKHFEVFVSDKSEITKKYKQILLNANISFEEKQHTESKILTADIVVKSPGIPDNVPLVLKLKESGIAVISEIEFAAKYTSANIIGITGSNGKTTTTTLLHHILKKAGLDVGMAGNIGDSFAAQVALKTHANYVLELSSFQLDGIIDFRCHIAILTNITPDHLDRYNYNFEQYISSKFGIIKNQKSTDYLIYDADNEAISTWLKNNKVTSKLVPFSVEREVEFGAFLENKQIIINITKEIIKMPLSTLSVKGKHNVKNAMAATMAAQLLKVRKESIKESLEDFEGVEHRLENVAKVKGVSYINDSKATNVNATFYALECMDKQTIWIVGGVDKGNDYNDLLPLVREKVKAIVCLGLDNEKIKNTFSNVVDFIVETAGAEEAVKVAQKLSEQGDAVLLSPACASFDLFENYEDRGRQFKQAVKNL; encoded by the coding sequence TTGAAAAAGTTGGTAGTTCTTGGCGGTGGAGAAAGTGGTGTAGGTGCAGCATTATTAGGCGTTCAAAAGCATTTTGAAGTTTTTGTATCGGACAAAAGTGAAATTACCAAAAAATACAAACAAATTCTTTTAAATGCTAACATTTCATTTGAAGAAAAACAACATACAGAGAGTAAGATTTTAACAGCAGATATAGTGGTTAAAAGTCCGGGTATTCCGGACAATGTTCCGTTGGTTTTAAAATTAAAAGAAAGCGGAATTGCAGTTATATCTGAAATAGAATTTGCTGCTAAATATACATCAGCAAATATTATAGGAATTACAGGTTCTAATGGGAAAACTACCACAACAACCTTACTGCATCATATTTTAAAAAAAGCTGGGTTGGATGTGGGAATGGCAGGAAATATTGGCGATAGTTTTGCAGCACAAGTTGCATTAAAAACCCATGCCAATTATGTACTAGAGCTTAGTAGTTTTCAATTAGACGGAATTATAGACTTTAGGTGTCATATAGCAATTTTAACAAACATCACACCAGACCATTTAGATAGATATAATTACAATTTTGAACAGTATATCTCTTCGAAATTTGGCATCATCAAAAATCAGAAAAGCACCGATTATTTGATTTATGATGCCGATAATGAAGCGATAAGTACCTGGTTAAAAAACAATAAAGTCACCTCTAAATTAGTGCCTTTTTCAGTAGAAAGAGAGGTAGAGTTCGGTGCTTTTTTAGAGAACAAACAAATAATAATTAACATTACTAAAGAAATTATAAAGATGCCATTATCAACTTTATCAGTAAAAGGAAAACATAACGTAAAAAATGCCATGGCAGCAACAATGGCAGCACAATTGTTAAAAGTAAGAAAAGAGTCTATTAAAGAAAGTTTAGAAGATTTTGAGGGGGTGGAACATCGCTTAGAAAATGTTGCAAAAGTAAAAGGGGTTTCTTACATAAATGATTCTAAAGCCACCAATGTAAATGCCACTTTTTATGCATTAGAATGTATGGATAAACAAACTATTTGGATTGTTGGTGGAGTTGATAAAGGAAATGATTATAACGATTTGTTGCCTCTTGTTAGAGAGAAAGTAAAGGCAATTGTTTGTTTAGGATTGGATAATGAAAAAATAAAGAATACTTTTAGTAATGTTGTCGATTTTATTGTAGAAACTGCTGGCGCAGAAGAAGCTGTTAAAGTGGCACAAAAGTTATCGGAGCAAGGAGATGCTGTTTTATTATCTCCTGCTTGTGCTAGTTTCGATCTATTCGAAAATTACGAAGATAGAGGTAGACAATTTAAACAAGCGGTTAAAAATTTATAA
- the mraY gene encoding phospho-N-acetylmuramoyl-pentapeptide-transferase, whose translation MLYYLFQYLESHFSLPGASVFQFITFRAAAAFILSLLISAIFGKRIISFLQRQQVGESIRDLGLEGQVQKAGTPTMGGIIIILATLIPALLLAKIDNIYVLILVITTLWMGFIGFLDDYIKVFKKDKEGLKGKFKVLGQIGLGIIVGSMLYFNDGVTIKEQLPTNKQIVQENGKKKVFGNAVKSTKTTVPFFKNNELEYSKALSFLGDGYEKYGWIVFIFITVFIVTGVSNGANLTDGIDGLAAGSSAIIVITLALFAWVSGNIVFADYLDVMYIPNSGEMTVFILAFAGALIGFLWYNTFPAQVFMGDTGSLTIGGIIAVIAISIRKELLLPVLAGIFVIENLSVILQVSWFKFTKKKFGSGKRIFKMAPLHHHYQKLNYHESKIVVRFWVVGILLAVFTIVTLKLR comes from the coding sequence ATGCTCTATTATCTTTTTCAATACTTAGAAAGTCATTTTAGTTTACCAGGAGCTAGTGTGTTTCAATTTATAACCTTTAGAGCGGCGGCGGCTTTTATTCTGTCTTTGTTAATATCTGCTATTTTCGGAAAAAGAATTATCTCTTTTTTACAAAGACAACAAGTAGGAGAATCTATAAGAGATTTAGGGTTGGAAGGTCAGGTACAAAAAGCAGGAACCCCAACTATGGGAGGAATTATTATTATTCTGGCAACTTTAATTCCGGCTTTATTGTTGGCAAAAATCGATAATATTTATGTGCTAATTTTAGTAATTACCACTCTTTGGATGGGGTTTATTGGTTTTTTAGATGATTACATAAAAGTATTTAAAAAAGACAAAGAAGGCTTAAAAGGTAAGTTTAAGGTTTTAGGGCAAATAGGTTTAGGAATTATTGTAGGCTCTATGCTTTATTTTAATGATGGTGTAACCATTAAAGAGCAATTACCTACCAATAAGCAAATTGTTCAAGAAAATGGTAAAAAGAAAGTATTTGGTAATGCTGTAAAATCGACTAAAACAACGGTTCCTTTTTTTAAAAATAATGAGTTAGAATATTCAAAAGCACTAAGCTTTTTAGGCGATGGTTACGAAAAATATGGTTGGATTGTTTTCATATTTATAACCGTTTTTATTGTTACAGGAGTTTCTAATGGTGCAAACTTAACCGACGGTATAGATGGCTTAGCAGCAGGTTCTTCTGCCATTATTGTAATTACATTAGCGCTTTTTGCTTGGGTTTCTGGAAACATTGTTTTTGCAGACTATTTAGATGTTATGTACATCCCTAACTCGGGCGAAATGACTGTATTTATATTGGCTTTTGCAGGTGCGCTAATTGGTTTTTTGTGGTATAATACTTTTCCTGCGCAAGTTTTTATGGGTGATACTGGTAGTTTAACCATAGGAGGTATTATTGCAGTAATTGCCATCTCTATCCGTAAAGAACTTTTGTTACCAGTTTTGGCAGGAATTTTTGTGATCGAAAATCTATCTGTTATTCTTCAGGTTTCCTGGTTTAAGTTTACTAAGAAAAAATTTGGTTCAGGAAAGCGAATTTTCAAAATGGCTCCTTTACATCATCATTATCAAAAGTTAAATTATCATGAAAGTAAGATAGTAGTTCGTTTTTGGGTAGTGGGAATCTTACTTGCTGTATTTACTATTGTAACATTAAAACTAAGATAA